One genomic segment of Ricinus communis isolate WT05 ecotype wild-type chromosome 5, ASM1957865v1, whole genome shotgun sequence includes these proteins:
- the LOC8276942 gene encoding kunitz type trypsin inhibitor 111 — protein MVRSIGVSLGLACLLMAVSTIAQTPAVLDSSGQPLTSGVEYYVLPAATDTAGGLTLVNRTGSCPFYVGQEPLPTVAKTGFPVIFTPLAAGESIIREGMDFRVAFSAVTNCVQSTTWSIGDEDAETSRRFIVTGGEEDYFRIDKNEGLYNLGWCPNCNSINCPRPRCGFAGILIENGNRLLALDGAAFPFQFRRA, from the coding sequence ATGGTCAGATCGATTGGAGTTAGCTTGGGCCTTGCATGCCTACTCATGGCCGTATCCACCATTGCTCAAACTCCTGCTGTCCTTGACAGCAGTGGACAGCCACTTACAAGCGGTGTAGAATACTACGTACTGCCAGCTGCAACCGACACAGCTGGTGGATTAACCTTGGTTAATCGAACTGGTTCCTGCCCATTTTACGTTGGTCAAGAACCACTCCCCACCGTCGCGAAGACAGGCTTTCCTGTCATCTTCACACCACTAGCTGCTGGAGAGAGTATTATCAGAGAGGGAATGGACTTCAGGGTTGCATTTTCAGCTGTGACAAACTGTGTTCAGTCCACTACATGGAGCATTGGTGATGAAGATGCAGAGACTTCAAGGAGATTTATTGTTACTGGAGGAGAGGAGGATTACTTTAGGATTGACAAAAATGAAGGTCTGTACAATTTGGGGTGGTGTCCAAATTGTAACAGCATAAATTGTCCAAGGCCAAGATGTGGATTTGCTGGTATTTTGATTGAGAATGGGAATAGATTGTTGGCCTTGGATGGTGCTGCTTTTCCTTTCCAATTTCGGAGGGCttga
- the LOC8276905 gene encoding kunitz type trypsin inhibitor 111 → MKSIATLSFSIWLVSMAIISAAAQPWPAVLDIDGQPLQSGVQYYVLPGITDVAGGLTLVNRNKSCPLYVGQEPIQRPMTSQGLPIIFKSFAKEETIIRESRDLTVTFRAFTTCIQSNAWRVGEDNPETGRRFIVTGGEADYFAIQSSGEDVYNFVWCPTNSCPTCDRPRCGSAGIFVENDKRLLVLDGPAFPFRFSRV, encoded by the coding sequence ATGAAATCAATTGCCACTCTGAGCTTTTCTATATGGTTAGTTTCCATGGCCATAATAAGCGCTGCAGCTCAGCCATGGCCGGCAGTACTAGACATAGATGGACAGCCTCTCCAAAGCGGTGTACAATACTACGTACTGCCTGGAATAACTGATGTCGCGGGCGGTTTAACCTTGGTCAATCGGAACAAGTCCTGCCCACTATATGTTGGCCAAGAACCCATCCAACGCCCAATGACATCACAGGGACTCCCTATAATTTTCAAGTCATTTGCGAAAGAAGAGACTATCATCAGGGAGTCCAGGGATTTGACTGTTACGTTTCGAGCATTCACTACATGTATTCAGTCTAATGCTTGGAGAGTAGGGGAAGATAACCCAGAAACAGGAAGGAGGTTTATTGTTACTGGAGGAGAGGCTGATTACTTTGCTATCCAAAGTAGTGGAGAGGATGTGTATAATTTTGTATGGTGCCCTACCAATTCTTGCCCAACTTGTGATAGGCCAAGGTGTGGTTCTGCTGGTATTTTCGTTGAGAATGATAAAAGGTTGTTGGTCTTGGATGGCCCTGCTTTTCCCTTCAGATTTTCAAGGGTTTAA
- the LOC8276906 gene encoding kunitz type trypsin inhibitor 111 — protein sequence MKTVAALSLSIWLVSMVIGTAAQPAVLDTDGQPLQSGVEYYVLPGITDVAGGLTLVDPNDSCPLYVGQEPIAPVVSQGFPVIFKPFADGETIIRESRDLTVTFQAGSVCVQSTAWTVGKVNPETGRRYIVTAGEADYFNIRKNGGVYNFVWCPAESCPTCGRPRCGSAGIVIENDKRLLVLDGPAFPFRFRRV from the coding sequence ATGAAGACGGTCGCAGCCCTGAGCTTGTCTATATGGCTAGTTTCCATGGTCATAGGCACTGCAGCACAGCCAGCAGTGCTAGACACAGATGGACAGCCTCTGCAAAGTGGTGTAGAATACTACGTGCTGCCAGGAATAACTGATGTAGCCGGTGGTCTAACCCTGGTTGATCCCAACGACTCTTGCCCATTATATGTGGGTCAAGAACCCATCGCTCCTGTTGTTTCACAAGGCTTTCCAGTCATCTTCAAGCCATTCGCTGATGGGGAGACGATCATTAGAGAGTCTAGAGACCTGACTGTTACATTTCAAGCGGGCAGTGTTTGTGTCCAGTCTACTGCTTGGACGGTAGGGAAGGTTAACCCAGAAACAGGAAGGAGATATATTGTTACTGCAGGAGAGGCAGATTACTTTAATATTCGAAAGAATGGAGGTGTTTATAACTTTGTTTGGTGCCCTGCTGAATCTTGTCCAACTTGTGGGAGGCCAAGGTGTGGGTCTGCTGGTATTGTGATTGAGAATGACAAGAGGCTGCTTGTCTTGGATGGTCCTGCATTTCCCTTCCGGTTTAGAAGggtttaa